The DNA segment TTTGTATATAGATTTATTTCTAATAAACTATATGTAAAGTTACATATGTATACTGACCTAACATTAATAATACTTAATGCCTTTATTAATTTTAATTGCCGAGGACGACCCGAGTATTCGCTTGTCTGTTAAAGACTATCTCGAAGATCGGGGATATTCAGCGATCGCTGCTGAGAACGGAAATAGTGCATTATTAATGTTGGAAAAATTTCATCCTCATTTACTAATTTCTGACATCAAAATGCCAGGAATTAATGGTTACGAGTTAGTTAAAAAAATTCGTCAACTACCAAAATTTCGTCTGCTGCCAGTAATTTTTCTCACCGAACACAATAGCGTAAACGAGCGTGTTAAAGGATATGAGGCGGGTTGCGATATTTATTTACCAAAACCTTTTGAATTAGTAGAATTAGGTGCGGTCATTCGCAATCTGTTAGAGCGATCGCAAATGATTCATTCAGAACTACGATTTTCTCAGGAGGAAGAACGAGAAAAACCGCAGTTAGATAACAACGATGGCAACAGCAGTAATAATTTGCCAGAATTTTGCGAACATTTAGAACTAACCCAACGCGAACGTGAAGTCCTCATTTTACTAATGGATGGTCATTCAAATCCAGAAATTGGTAATCAACTGCATCTTTCACCTCGTACTATTGAAAAATAT comes from the Myxosarcina sp. GI1 genome and includes:
- a CDS encoding DNA-binding response regulator, with translation MPLLILIAEDDPSIRLSVKDYLEDRGYSAIAAENGNSALLMLEKFHPHLLISDIKMPGINGYELVKKIRQLPKFRLLPVIFLTEHNSVNERVKGYEAGCDIYLPKPFELVELGAVIRNLLERSQMIHSELRFSQEEEREKPQLDNNDGNSSNNLPEFCEHLELTQREREVLILLMDGHSNPEIGNQLHLSPRTIEKYVSSLLRKTGRNNRVELIRYALQGNLV